CGCTCTGCCCGACCACGTCGATGCCGTCGAGGATGGGGCGCAGGTACTGTGTGCGGACGCGCGTCAGATCCTCTTGATCCTTGCAGAGACACCCGAGGGTCTCTTCCACCGCGGTGGGGTCGAGGTGGTCGCGGTGGAGCGCCAGGAGCGCGGCGCTCCAGTCGAGGGTCTCCGCGATGCCGGGGATCTTGTCGAGGGGCGCGCGGCGGACCAACTGCATGAACGCGCAAATCTGGTTGGCCAGCCGGTCGTTGATCTCCGGCACCTTCCCATGGATGATCGCCAGTTCTTTGTCGAAGCTCGGGTAGTCGATCCAGACGTACAGGCACCGCCGGCGCAGCGCGTCGCTGAGGTCACGGGTTCGGTTGCTCGTGAGGACCACGTGGGGAATGTGGCGCGCCCGGATCGTGCCGATCTCAGGGATGCTCACCTGAAAGTCGGAGAGCACTTCCAGCAGAAAGGCTTCGAACTCCTCATCGGCCCGATCGATCTCATCGATGAGGAGGACGGGCGCTCGGTCGGCGGTGATCGCCTGGAGCAGCGGCCGCTTCAGCATGAAGGGCTCGCTGAAGATCACGTGTTCCTTTTCCTCCACCGGACGGCCGGAGGCCTCTTCCAGCTTGATGCGCAGCATCTGGCGTTGATAGTTCCATTCGTACAACGCCGTGTGGACATCCAGCCCTTCGTAGCACTGCAGGCGGATGAGGTCGGTGTCGAGCGCCCGCGCCATGACCTTGGCGACCTCGGTCTTGCCCACGCCGGCCGCGCCCTCGATGAGCAGCGGCTTGCCGAGGACGACGCTGAGGTGGATCGACAGCGCCACGTCGCGGTCGGCGATGTACCCCTGTTGCTGCAGGGCGTGCGTGATCTGGGGAATCCCCCCAAACGACTGGGGGGGATGTGAGGCGGATCCCATCTGCGGTTGTCACTCCTCCTGCCGTCCTGGCTCGCGCTGGGCCCCGGACGCACGCGGACCACGCGGACGTGCACTCAACCTACCTATATTACCATACGATGTGGCGCCTGGCCCCGATTCCGCGGGCGCGCACCGCAACGCGGGCGAGTACCTGACCCGCCGCGAGACGCTCCTTCGCCGCGTGCGAGAGTCGCTTGAGCATCCGCTCGAGCCGCAACGCGGCGCGCTGCGTCGGACACCGCCATACGGCGACGAGCCGGTGCGGACCGCGGCCGCGGGTGTAGCGGGAGGCGCGCCCGCGCCGGTGGGCGCCGAACCGCCGCGCGGGATCGACCGTGTACCCGGCGTAATACGTGCCATCCGCGCATCGCAAGAGATACGCGTAGTGCCGGCGGGGGCGTCCGTCCGATGGGTCCATCGCGAAGGGAGATTCGCCCAACGCGATAGTCTCCCTGGCACTGCGTCCCTCGCCGTGCAGGATAGGAGTTGGTGTGCCGATTAGCGAAGGAAGCACTCCCCTATGACCACACGCTACATCGGGGCACGTATCCCCCGCAACGAGGACCCGTCGCTCCTCCGCGGCCGAGGATGCTTTGTCGACGACCTCCGGCTGCCGGGGATGGTGCACGGCGCCGTCCTGCGCAGTCCCCACGCCCACGCCCGCATCGGCCGGATCGACGTGCGCCGCGCCCGCGCGGCGCCGGGCATCCTGGACGTCATCACGCACGCCGACCTGGGCGACCTCGGCGTGCCGCTGCCGAAACTGATACCGCATGTCTCGCTCACGCACCACAAAACCCAGCAGGCGCTCGCGGCGTCGGTGGTCCGCCACGTCGGCGAGCCGATCGCGTTCGTCGTCGCCGACACCCGGTACGCCGCGGAGGATGCGCTCGACCTGATCGACGTCACCTACGCGCCGCTCCCGGCGGCGGTGGACCTCGAAGCGGCGGCGAGGCCCGGCGCGCCGCGCGTGCACGACGACATGGACACGAACGTCTGCGCGCACTATACGCAGCGGGTCGGGGATGCGGACCGCGCCATCGCGCAGGCCCGGCATCGGTTCGTCGAGCGGCTCGTGATGGACCGGGGCGCGTCCGCGCCCATGGAAACCCGCGGGGTCGTCGCGACGTGGGCCCCCCGGACCGGGGTTCTCGAGATCTGGGACAGCACGCAGGCCCCCATCCCGATTCGCAACGGCCTCGCGGCGATGTTCCATCTCCCCCAACAGAACGTCCGGGTCACGGCACCCGACGTCGGCGGCGGGTTCGGCCCGAAAGTCATGATGTACTACCCGGAGGAGATCCTGGTGCCGTTCGCGTCACGCCGCCTCGGGCGTCCGGTGAAGTGGATCGAGGACCGCCGGGAGCATTTCGTGGCGACGAACCAGGAACGGGAACAGATTCACGACGCCGAGATCGCCCTCGACGAGCACGGGCACATCATGGCGATCCGCACCGTGTTTCTCTACGATGCCGGCGCCTACTGTCCGTACGGACTGATCGTGCCGATCGTCGCCAGCACGACGCTGCCCGGTCCGTACCGCATCCCGAATTACCACTGCGAGTTCAAAGCCGTGTTCACGAACAAGACGATCGTAAGCCCCTACCGGGGCGCAGGCCGGCCGCACGGCGTCTTTGTGATGGAGCGGCTGCTCGACCGGGCGGCCCGCGAGCTCGCGATGGACCGCGCCGAGATTCGCCGGCGGAACCTCATCCAGCCCGACCAGTTTCCCTACGAGGTCGGGCTGATCTACCAGGACAACGCGCCGCTGCAGTACGATAGCGGCAACTATCCGCAGTGCCTCCGTCGCGCCGTGGACACGATCGGGTACGCGGAGTGGACGGCCCGGCAGGCCGCGCATCTAGCGGCGGGCCGGTACGTCGGGCTCGGGGTGGCGTGCTACGTCGAAGGAACCGGGATCGGACCCTATGAAGGATGCCGGGTCACGGTCGAGCCGTCGGGGCATGTCTTCGTCGCCACAGGAGTGGGCACGCAGGGCCAGGGCCACATGACGGTATTCGCGCAGATCGCGGCCGATGCGCTGGGGGTGCGCCCGAGCGACGTCACCGTCCAGACCGGAGACACCGCCGGGTTCGGGTGGGGCACAGGGACGTTCGCCAGCCGCGCGGCAGTCGTGGCCGGCACCGCGGTGTCGCTCGCCGCGCGAGCGGTCCGCGAGAAGACGCGTATCGTCGCGGCCACCCTGTTGGAGGCGCGGCCGGACGAGATCGAATTGGAGGCCGGCACGGTCTTCGTGCGGGGGGTCCCCGCCCGCGCGCTGTCCCTCGGCGAGGTCGCCGCCGCGGCGAACCCGTTGCGGTTCGCGATGCCGCCGGAGTGGGAAGGACCGGGCCTGGAAGCGACGCGATACTTTGCGCCGCCCCGAGCGACCTTCAGCAACGGCGTCCACGCCTGCATCGTCGAGGTCGATCCCGACACAGGAGCGCTGGAGATCCTCCGGTACGTCGTGGTCCACGACTGCGGCCGTGTGCTGAACCCGATGATCCTGGAGGGTCAAATCCACGGCGGGGTCGCGCAGGGCCTCGGGGGCGCATTTTGGGAGAAGCTGGCATACGATCCGCAGGGACAGCCGCTGACTACGACGTTCATGGATTACCTGCTGCCGACCGCGGCGGAGATGCCCCCGCTCGAAGTCGAGCACGAAGAGACGCCCTCGCCGTCCAATCCCTTGGGGGTCAAGGGCGCCGGCGAGGCCGGCGTGATCCCCGTGCCGGCCGCCATCGCCCAAGCGATCGAGGACGCGCTGCGTCCGTTCGGCGTACACATCACGGAGATGCCGCTCAGCCCGGACCGTGTGCGAAAACTCGTGGCGGAAGCCCGGAGGCAACCATGCGACTAGAAGGCACGAACATGCTCCCCGCATCGGTGGAAACCGTGTGGAAGACCATCAATGATCCGGAGGCGCTGCGCCGGTGCACGCCGGGCCTCAAGGAACTCAAAGAGATCGGCCCGGACACCTACCAAGCGACGCTCACCGTCGGCATCGCCGCGGTCAAGGGGACGTATGCCGGGACGCTGGCGATCACGGACAAACGCGCCCCGACCCATTACAAGATCTCGCTCGACGGCTCCGGGGGCGCGGGGTTTATGAAGGGCGAGGGCACCGTCGACCTCGAAGCGCAGGGGGACGGAACCGCCCTCAAGTGGGTCGGGGACCTGCAGATCGGCGGCCTGATCGCCGGCGTCGGTCAGCGGATGCTCGGCGGCGTTGGGAAGATGCTGATCGGGCAGTTCTTTAAGTGCCTCGAGCAGCACCTCGGAGGGGGGGCGTGAAACCTGCGCGGTTTGAGTATTTCTGCCCTCGCACGGTCGACGAGGCGGTGGACCTCCTCGCCGAACATGGGGACGAAGGCAAGGTGCTCGCGGGCGGCCAGAGCCTGGTCCCGTTGATGAACATGCGCCTAGCTCGCCCTGCGGTCATCATCGACATCAATCGCATCGATGGCTTCGGGAATCTCCGCGAACAGAACGGGATCCTGTGCTTCGGCGCCCTGACACGTCAGCGGGCCGCGGAACGCTCACCGGTCGTCGCCGAGCGGTGCCCGCTGCTTCGCGATGCCCTGCACCTCGTCGGCCACGCGCAGATTCGCAACCGGGGCACCCTCGGGGGCAGCATCGCGCACGCCGACCCGGCCGCGGAACTCACCGCCATCCTCTCCGCGCTCGATGGCGAGGTCACCGCGCGC
This portion of the bacterium genome encodes:
- a CDS encoding MoxR family ATPase — protein: MGSASHPPQSFGGIPQITHALQQQGYIADRDVALSIHLSVVLGKPLLIEGAAGVGKTEVAKVMARALDTDLIRLQCYEGLDVHTALYEWNYQRQMLRIKLEEASGRPVEEKEHVIFSEPFMLKRPLLQAITADRAPVLLIDEIDRADEEFEAFLLEVLSDFQVSIPEIGTIRARHIPHVVLTSNRTRDLSDALRRRCLYVWIDYPSFDKELAIIHGKVPEINDRLANQICAFMQLVRRAPLDKIPGIAETLDWSAALLALHRDHLDPTAVEETLGCLCKDQEDLTRVRTQYLRPILDGIDVVGQSDDGWNAERIASVAAQLPKGR
- a CDS encoding GIY-YIG nuclease family protein, whose protein sequence is MGESPFAMDPSDGRPRRHYAYLLRCADGTYYAGYTVDPARRFGAHRRGRASRYTRGRGPHRLVAVWRCPTQRAALRLERMLKRLSHAAKERLAAGQVLARVAVRARGIGARRHIVW
- a CDS encoding xanthine dehydrogenase family protein molybdopterin-binding subunit produces the protein MTTRYIGARIPRNEDPSLLRGRGCFVDDLRLPGMVHGAVLRSPHAHARIGRIDVRRARAAPGILDVITHADLGDLGVPLPKLIPHVSLTHHKTQQALAASVVRHVGEPIAFVVADTRYAAEDALDLIDVTYAPLPAAVDLEAAARPGAPRVHDDMDTNVCAHYTQRVGDADRAIAQARHRFVERLVMDRGASAPMETRGVVATWAPRTGVLEIWDSTQAPIPIRNGLAAMFHLPQQNVRVTAPDVGGGFGPKVMMYYPEEILVPFASRRLGRPVKWIEDRREHFVATNQEREQIHDAEIALDEHGHIMAIRTVFLYDAGAYCPYGLIVPIVASTTLPGPYRIPNYHCEFKAVFTNKTIVSPYRGAGRPHGVFVMERLLDRAARELAMDRAEIRRRNLIQPDQFPYEVGLIYQDNAPLQYDSGNYPQCLRRAVDTIGYAEWTARQAAHLAAGRYVGLGVACYVEGTGIGPYEGCRVTVEPSGHVFVATGVGTQGQGHMTVFAQIAADALGVRPSDVTVQTGDTAGFGWGTGTFASRAAVVAGTAVSLAARAVREKTRIVAATLLEARPDEIELEAGTVFVRGVPARALSLGEVAAAANPLRFAMPPEWEGPGLEATRYFAPPRATFSNGVHACIVEVDPDTGALEILRYVVVHDCGRVLNPMILEGQIHGGVAQGLGGAFWEKLAYDPQGQPLTTTFMDYLLPTAAEMPPLEVEHEETPSPSNPLGVKGAGEAGVIPVPAAIAQAIEDALRPFGVHITEMPLSPDRVRKLVAEARRQPCD
- a CDS encoding carbon monoxide dehydrogenase subunit G, translated to MRLEGTNMLPASVETVWKTINDPEALRRCTPGLKELKEIGPDTYQATLTVGIAAVKGTYAGTLAITDKRAPTHYKISLDGSGGAGFMKGEGTVDLEAQGDGTALKWVGDLQIGGLIAGVGQRMLGGVGKMLIGQFFKCLEQHLGGGA